In Bacteroidota bacterium, the following are encoded in one genomic region:
- a CDS encoding DMT family transporter yields MKIVKPSIHILHLHLIVFLWGFTGVLGKLLNNLDTFQLVWYRVAIACTILAGIIIYRKLTPITNGTKFTKQLFLKVFFTGFIVFLHWLCFYGAVKVSNVSVALASFSCTALFTGIFEPLILKRKLDPREIILGVVIIAIMVFIFNAEISYWKGMLLGVGAAATASLFTVINSTISNKVNAYYISFIELFSVLFFSTIYFLFFDLDHFPNFNLQGYDYIWIVVLSILCTVYTFVASINLMKHVSPFTLSLTVNLEPVYAILFAFVLFKEYELLSTSFFIGTAMLIAVVLIYPVFKSKQ; encoded by the coding sequence ATGAAAATTGTAAAGCCCAGTATCCATATTTTACATTTACACCTTATTGTGTTCTTGTGGGGCTTTACAGGTGTTCTGGGCAAGTTGCTCAACAATTTGGACACCTTTCAATTGGTATGGTACAGAGTCGCAATTGCTTGCACTATTCTTGCAGGAATTATTATATATAGGAAACTAACACCGATTACGAATGGGACCAAGTTCACGAAACAACTATTTCTCAAAGTTTTTTTTACAGGATTCATTGTTTTTTTGCATTGGTTATGTTTTTATGGAGCCGTTAAAGTTTCTAATGTTTCTGTGGCTTTGGCTAGCTTTTCTTGTACCGCATTATTTACTGGGATATTCGAACCACTTATTTTAAAGCGTAAACTTGACCCAAGGGAAATTATTCTTGGTGTGGTTATAATTGCGATTATGGTTTTTATATTTAATGCCGAAATTAGTTATTGGAAAGGCATGTTACTAGGCGTGGGAGCAGCAGCTACCGCGTCTTTGTTCACGGTAATTAATTCTACAATTTCCAATAAAGTGAATGCATATTATATAAGTTTTATCGAATTATTTTCAGTACTTTTTTTTTCAACTATATATTTTTTATTCTTCGACTTAGATCATTTTCCCAATTTTAATTTGCAAGGATATGATTATATTTGGATTGTGGTACTGAGCATACTTTGCACGGTATATACTTTTGTCGCTAGTATTAATTTAATGAAACACGTATCGCCATTTACCTTAAGTCTCACCGTAAATTTAGAACCCGTGTATGCGATACTTTTTGCTTTTGTATTGTTCAAAGAATACGAATTATTATCCACCAGTTTTTTTATCGGAACAGCGATGCTGATTGCGGTGGTGTTGATATATCCGGTTTTTAAGAGTAAACAGTAG